Sequence from the Priestia megaterium genome:
TTCTTTAGAGATTTCTTTTATTCCACTTCTTCTTTTGTAATCCACTCACTGGACCATGTCTGAATTTCCTGAATTACCGGCGCCAGTGCTAATCCTTTGTCGGATAACGAATACTCGATTCGAACAGGAGTTTCCGGAATAACCGTACGAATGACGATTCCTTCATGCTCTAATTCTTTTAAGCGCTCGGATAAGAGCCTTCCGCTTACTGGAAGTGCTTCTTGCATTTGAGAAAACCGTTGTGAGCCGGAAAGCAGCTGAAAAATGATCAAACTCGTCCAACGTTTCGTTAGTATAGTAACAGCCTTTTCAAAACGTGGGCAGAGTGCTAAACCGTCCATGTTATTACCTCCATTCTCTTCCTATATTATAAAACAAAGTCAGCATTTTATCTAGTGTTGTGTAATTTAATTACTTAAAGATTATAAATTACTTTACGTATCTATATTTTAATTATATAATTTATATAATTATGGTAGTTGATTACTAAAAGTAACAAAAGGAACATAAAAGCTTTACAAGATAAATGTATCGTCATATAATACTTTATGCAAGTAAACCTACTTACTTTTAGTAAGCTGATAAACCAATTTGAAAAAATAAATGTTGTGAATTGCTAAAAAAACAGTTGCTCATGTGAGAAATTGAGCAAAACGTGAAAATGGTAGGTAAGTGAGAAGATACGTAAGAGGAGGAAATGACTGTGATTAACCAAAAAGTTGTTTCAATTTTAAAAG
This genomic interval carries:
- a CDS encoding winged helix-turn-helix transcriptional regulator, which translates into the protein MDGLALCPRFEKAVTILTKRWTSLIIFQLLSGSQRFSQMQEALPVSGRLLSERLKELEHEGIVIRTVIPETPVRIEYSLSDKGLALAPVIQEIQTWSSEWITKEEVE